A single region of the Aeromonas hydrophila subsp. hydrophila ATCC 7966 genome encodes:
- the tppA gene encoding type IVa pilus pseudopilin TppA — MVRGFSLMELMIAVAVTAILTVIAYPSYNSYMASAKRAEAKAALLEAAQYMERQFTADGNYDGGNLASAGLATLPRDGGTAYYNLALNASGASYTLTAIPTGVMNGDPCGLLTLDQGGQQGVSMASMTAAECW; from the coding sequence ATGGTGCGTGGATTTTCCCTGATGGAACTGATGATTGCGGTAGCCGTGACGGCCATTCTGACCGTGATCGCCTATCCCAGTTACAACAGCTACATGGCCTCTGCCAAGCGGGCCGAAGCCAAGGCCGCCTTGCTGGAGGCGGCGCAATACATGGAGCGACAGTTTACCGCTGACGGCAACTATGATGGTGGCAACCTGGCCTCCGCCGGGCTGGCCACCTTGCCCAGGGATGGCGGGACTGCCTATTACAATCTGGCGCTCAATGCCAGCGGCGCCAGCTATACCCTGACGGCGATCCCGACCGGGGTGATGAACGGCGATCCTTGCGGCCTGCTGACCCTTGATCAGGGCGGACAGCAGGGGGTATCGATGGCCAGCATGACGGCAGCCGAGTGCTGGTAG
- a CDS encoding pilus assembly protein, whose product MRASGYGLSALLLCTQVQAALDIAQVPLYLGTRAEPNIMFSLDDSGSMHFELMPEGLIENSARYVYPRADNVYGSEDYDNRTVTFTSNNDRNAYTRSSNNNKLYYNPQQSYRPWAKADGTLMANASISCAPHNPFNTAAGCRDLTKNNRSKSLRYYTGFSSTDYNDDETFWPAVYFAYKGSGDVKKVGSYTRVEIKSGSTYGGRPNRSDCKSAPVCTYDEEIQNFANWYTYYRSRILAARAGVGRAFASQGQALRVGFATINASGSVIRGVAPFSGTDRSAFFSDLYSRDIPAAGTPLRTSLKDVGEYFSRTDNNGPWAASAGSTLPHLTCRQSYNILMTDGYWNGDTPSVGDLDKDGYSNTLADVAYKYWKTDLRADLADKVPTSTADPANWQHLVNFTVGLGVNGSLNPANGIPNRWPNPHDPDDKEYKNATYIPEYKIDDLWHAALNSKGSFFSAGDPDIFAAALSSTLAQIAARNSSASSVTANATRLDSNTHIYQARYNSGDWSGQLISIPLNSDGSLGNMAWDAATLIPAHTSRSIFTRQNGVGIPFTWAALNATNRALFNLAGDSQGENRVAYLRGDRSREQSNGGLFRSRSDLLGDIINSDPVYVGSRDYGYGSATGLTQAERDGYLSFLGSTAIRSRTPMLYVGANDGMLHGFRVANGVETLAYIPVSLLGDLSLLTKPDYSHRYYVDGTAKVGDAYLGSSWKTVLLGSTGAGGKAVFAIDVTAPDNFTADKMLWEFTNTEMGVALAAPTLVRVKSGNKWVALVANGYNSTSQTARLFVLDLATGAVIKEIDTQVGSASEPNGLSSPLPVDEDGDRVADYVYAGDLQGNLWKFDLTDNNSAQWGSAFKTGNKPKPLFQACNGTCSASTRQPVTMRPLAIRHPKGGIMVLMGTGSYFTNDDKLLPATPRLEAVYGIWDTGASVLSSQLLQQSITHEYSANGTTIKFNVRVVSNTGVNYTSQKGWYLVLKSPALSKGVGERAVSEMLYRNKRLIFNTLIPSADACDFGGRSWLMELDPVSGARLTYSVFDVNGDGAVNDDDYVGIKDSGGNDIKVPVSGKQFDELTTTPSVVEDADMERKYISGSSGNISVTLEEGAGDLGGRQSWLQLE is encoded by the coding sequence ATGCGTGCATCTGGCTACGGACTCTCGGCCCTGCTGCTCTGCACCCAGGTGCAGGCGGCCCTCGACATCGCTCAGGTTCCCCTCTATCTGGGTACCCGGGCCGAACCCAACATCATGTTCAGTCTCGATGACTCAGGTTCGATGCACTTCGAGTTGATGCCGGAGGGGTTGATCGAGAACAGCGCCCGCTACGTCTATCCCAGAGCCGACAATGTCTATGGCAGCGAGGATTATGACAACCGGACCGTGACTTTCACCAGCAACAACGACCGCAATGCCTATACCCGCTCAAGCAACAACAACAAACTCTACTACAACCCGCAGCAGAGCTATCGGCCCTGGGCCAAGGCGGACGGCACCCTGATGGCGAATGCCAGCATCAGCTGCGCACCGCACAACCCCTTCAATACCGCCGCCGGCTGTCGAGATCTGACCAAGAACAACCGCTCCAAGTCCCTGCGTTACTACACCGGGTTCTCCTCCACTGACTACAACGACGATGAAACCTTCTGGCCTGCCGTCTACTTTGCCTACAAGGGCAGTGGCGACGTGAAGAAGGTGGGCAGCTATACCCGGGTGGAGATAAAGTCCGGCAGTACCTATGGCGGGCGCCCCAATCGCAGCGATTGCAAGAGCGCCCCCGTTTGTACCTATGACGAGGAGATCCAGAACTTCGCCAACTGGTACACCTACTACCGCTCCCGGATCCTGGCGGCTCGTGCCGGGGTCGGCCGTGCTTTTGCAAGCCAGGGGCAGGCTCTGCGGGTGGGGTTTGCCACCATCAACGCCAGCGGCAGCGTGATCCGCGGGGTAGCGCCTTTTTCCGGCACCGATCGCAGCGCCTTTTTTAGCGACCTATACAGCCGCGATATTCCGGCCGCTGGTACACCGCTGCGCACCAGCCTGAAAGATGTGGGGGAGTACTTCTCCCGCACCGACAACAACGGCCCCTGGGCGGCCAGTGCCGGCAGCACCTTGCCCCACCTCACCTGCCGGCAGAGTTACAACATCCTGATGACAGATGGCTACTGGAACGGGGATACCCCCTCGGTAGGGGATCTGGACAAGGATGGTTACAGCAATACCCTGGCCGACGTGGCCTACAAATATTGGAAAACCGACTTGCGTGCCGATCTGGCCGACAAGGTGCCGACCAGCACGGCGGATCCCGCCAACTGGCAGCATCTGGTCAACTTTACCGTTGGACTCGGGGTCAACGGGTCGCTCAATCCGGCCAACGGCATCCCGAACCGCTGGCCCAATCCCCATGATCCGGATGACAAGGAGTACAAGAATGCGACCTACATTCCGGAGTACAAGATCGATGACCTGTGGCACGCGGCACTCAACAGCAAGGGCAGCTTTTTCAGCGCGGGCGACCCCGACATCTTTGCCGCAGCCCTGAGCAGCACCTTGGCCCAGATCGCGGCCCGCAACAGCTCCGCCAGCTCGGTGACCGCCAACGCCACCCGGCTGGACAGCAATACCCATATCTACCAGGCCCGCTACAACAGCGGCGACTGGTCGGGGCAACTCATCTCCATCCCCCTCAACAGCGATGGGTCGCTGGGCAACATGGCCTGGGATGCCGCCACCCTGATCCCGGCACACACCTCCCGCAGCATCTTTACTCGACAAAACGGAGTCGGCATTCCCTTCACCTGGGCTGCTCTCAATGCCACCAACCGTGCCCTGTTCAACCTCGCCGGCGACAGCCAGGGGGAAAACCGGGTTGCCTATTTGCGCGGTGATCGCAGTCGCGAACAGAGCAATGGCGGTCTGTTTCGCAGTCGCAGCGATCTGCTGGGGGACATCATCAACTCGGATCCCGTCTATGTCGGCAGCCGGGATTACGGCTACGGCAGCGCCACCGGTCTGACCCAGGCGGAGCGGGACGGTTATCTGAGTTTCCTCGGTTCTACGGCTATTCGCAGCCGTACACCCATGCTCTACGTGGGGGCCAATGACGGCATGCTGCATGGTTTCAGGGTCGCCAACGGGGTGGAGACCCTGGCCTACATTCCTGTCAGCCTGTTGGGGGATCTGAGCTTGCTGACCAAGCCGGATTACAGCCATCGTTACTATGTCGATGGCACGGCCAAGGTAGGCGATGCCTATCTTGGCAGCAGCTGGAAAACCGTGCTGCTGGGATCGACCGGTGCCGGCGGCAAGGCCGTGTTTGCCATCGACGTGACGGCACCGGACAACTTCACCGCCGACAAGATGTTGTGGGAGTTTACCAATACCGAGATGGGAGTGGCGCTGGCGGCACCGACCCTGGTTCGGGTCAAATCCGGCAACAAATGGGTGGCGCTGGTAGCCAACGGTTACAACAGCACCAGCCAAACGGCGCGCCTGTTCGTGCTGGATCTGGCGACCGGCGCGGTGATCAAGGAGATAGATACCCAGGTGGGCTCGGCCAGCGAGCCCAATGGTCTCTCATCCCCCTTGCCGGTAGACGAGGATGGCGACCGGGTGGCGGACTATGTCTACGCCGGCGATCTGCAGGGCAATCTGTGGAAATTCGATCTGACCGACAACAACAGCGCCCAGTGGGGGAGTGCCTTCAAGACCGGCAACAAGCCAAAACCGCTGTTTCAGGCGTGCAACGGGACCTGCTCCGCCAGTACGCGTCAACCCGTCACCATGCGCCCGCTGGCCATCCGTCATCCCAAGGGGGGCATCATGGTGCTGATGGGAACGGGCAGCTATTTCACCAATGACGACAAGTTGCTGCCGGCGACCCCCAGGCTGGAGGCCGTCTACGGCATCTGGGATACGGGGGCTAGCGTGCTCAGCAGCCAGCTGTTGCAGCAGAGCATTACCCACGAGTACTCCGCCAATGGCACCACCATCAAGTTCAACGTTAGGGTGGTGTCCAACACGGGGGTCAACTACACCAGCCAGAAAGGGTGGTATCTGGTGCTCAAATCCCCTGCGTTGAGCAAGGGGGTGGGGGAACGAGCCGTGTCAGAGATGCTTTATCGCAACAAGCGGCTGATCTTCAACACCCTGATCCCCTCGGCGGACGCCTGTGACTTCGGTGGGCGCTCCTGGTTGATGGAGCTGGATCCCGTTTCGGGGGCGCGTTTGACCTACTCGGTGTTCGACGTCAATGGCGATGGTGCCGTCAACGATGACGACTATGTGGGGATCAAGGACAGTGGCGGCAACGACATCAAGGTGCCGGTCAGCGGCAAGCAGTTTGACGAGCTCACCACGACGCCGAGCGTGGTGGAAGATGCCGACATGGAGCGCAAGTACATCAGTGGCTCCAGCGGCAACATATCGGTCACGCTGGAAGAGGGGGCGGGTGATTTGGGTGGTCGCCAGTCCTGGTTGCAACTGGAGTAG
- a CDS encoding type IV pilus modification PilV family protein — protein sequence MKGQKGFGLLEILITLVVLGVGIVGLVAMSKSALTVSQDGRRYETAMRLAESKLDEFRNFNSIVNATAPLTSYNQIASANSTVTLSGEAYSVAWTVANQYLNGSTWQNVAPAGYRLSYPGRKAITVNVGWTDSEGQARTLQLAGNVSPIESLSSSQLDGGLNTARQGPKVNYTPGVAPDVISVELGDGNKQETSKPLPTVTSKDGLVGKLVQFETVTYKPAAGGNTQQVLQDMASVSCSCSYGSSLSAYLPGQAYSSASNQLYWKSGSLQTKTTGTLDSSVNGQPTLCTSCCKDHFDGSGSSFTNFYAPLNTSRVRYSSSLSTANSGKYVDACRFVRLDGYYRPLPDWNLVKVVVTTADFLAKPANQASYQKYIKYVVKTYIDWQKSTLNWTQGASATLPTITDFSAWLATNAEAGGDATTGITVNTGTAQLIARGIYVDVLDPVYLVGIDTSAVDYLTKVPFQDINLTMLAEWAMAPQNLLTGNATDYAAVTNETVKTVVDLNNYYFGSYSRGYMTAKKSTKDSNQVLQSVTVRVTAYQGNSGITASLISPRDQSLAQTADMLVKVDTGSQTVPTVSVSGWIQCLTRGTGGKNPPPVACSKNTFNRLSITTPNSGATCRIDYPQANNQPAAYLCTAPANSTLAINLAYSNQGSTTYMLQPPSFSVQMTQQSNNQVLSGPCSLLVDNGVTNATSLTCTP from the coding sequence ATGAAAGGGCAAAAAGGATTTGGCCTGCTGGAGATCCTGATCACGCTGGTGGTGCTGGGAGTAGGCATTGTCGGCCTGGTCGCCATGTCCAAGTCGGCGCTGACGGTTTCGCAGGATGGCCGGCGTTATGAGACGGCGATGCGACTGGCGGAGTCCAAGCTGGATGAGTTTCGCAACTTCAATAGCATAGTGAACGCGACGGCCCCACTGACGTCCTACAACCAGATTGCCTCCGCCAACTCGACAGTAACCTTGTCGGGTGAAGCCTACTCGGTGGCATGGACGGTGGCCAATCAGTATCTGAATGGCTCAACCTGGCAAAACGTGGCACCGGCGGGCTATCGCCTGAGTTACCCGGGCCGCAAGGCGATCACGGTCAACGTCGGGTGGACGGACAGCGAAGGACAGGCTCGTACATTGCAACTGGCTGGCAATGTTTCGCCCATCGAGTCTTTGAGCTCCTCCCAACTGGATGGCGGTCTGAATACGGCGAGACAGGGCCCCAAGGTCAACTACACCCCCGGGGTGGCCCCGGACGTCATTTCAGTGGAGCTGGGCGATGGCAACAAGCAGGAGACCAGCAAGCCACTGCCGACCGTGACATCCAAAGATGGTCTGGTGGGCAAGCTGGTCCAGTTCGAGACGGTGACTTATAAACCCGCAGCGGGTGGCAACACCCAGCAGGTGCTGCAGGACATGGCATCCGTCTCCTGCTCCTGCAGTTATGGCTCCAGCCTGAGCGCCTACCTGCCGGGTCAGGCCTACAGTTCAGCCAGCAACCAGCTCTATTGGAAGTCAGGCTCGCTGCAGACCAAGACCACGGGGACGCTGGACAGCAGCGTCAATGGCCAGCCCACGCTCTGTACCAGCTGCTGCAAGGATCACTTCGATGGCAGTGGTTCCAGCTTCACCAACTTCTATGCTCCGCTCAACACCAGCCGGGTACGCTACAGCAGCAGCCTCAGCACGGCGAACAGCGGCAAGTACGTGGATGCCTGCCGCTTCGTCCGGCTGGATGGTTATTATCGCCCCCTGCCTGACTGGAACCTGGTCAAGGTAGTGGTGACCACGGCCGATTTCCTGGCCAAACCAGCGAACCAGGCCAGTTATCAGAAATACATCAAGTATGTGGTCAAGACCTACATCGACTGGCAGAAGTCGACCCTGAACTGGACCCAGGGGGCCTCCGCCACCTTGCCGACCATCACCGATTTTTCAGCCTGGCTGGCTACCAACGCGGAAGCCGGGGGGGATGCCACGACCGGGATCACCGTCAATACGGGTACGGCGCAGCTCATCGCCCGTGGCATTTATGTGGATGTGCTCGACCCTGTCTATCTGGTGGGGATTGATACCAGCGCGGTGGACTATCTGACCAAGGTGCCGTTTCAGGACATCAACCTGACCATGCTGGCGGAGTGGGCCATGGCCCCGCAGAACTTGCTGACGGGCAATGCCACCGACTATGCCGCCGTCACCAACGAGACGGTCAAGACGGTGGTGGATCTCAACAACTACTATTTCGGCAGTTACAGCCGCGGCTACATGACGGCGAAGAAATCGACCAAGGACAGCAACCAGGTGCTGCAGAGCGTCACCGTGCGTGTCACTGCCTATCAGGGGAATTCCGGCATCACGGCTTCGCTCATCTCGCCACGGGACCAGTCGCTGGCGCAGACGGCGGATATGCTGGTCAAGGTGGATACAGGATCGCAGACGGTACCGACCGTCAGTGTCAGTGGCTGGATCCAGTGTCTGACCCGAGGGACGGGTGGCAAGAATCCCCCACCGGTAGCGTGCAGCAAGAATACGTTCAACAGGCTGAGCATCACGACTCCCAACTCCGGGGCGACCTGCCGCATCGACTATCCGCAGGCCAACAACCAGCCTGCAGCTTATCTGTGTACGGCCCCGGCGAACTCGACGCTGGCTATCAACCTTGCCTATTCCAACCAGGGCAGCACCACCTATATGTTGCAGCCACCCTCCTTCAGCGTGCAGATGACGCAACAGTCCAACAATCAGGTGTTGAGCGGCCCCTGTTCACTGCTGGTGGACAATGGAGTGACCAACGCGACCAGCCTGACTTGCACCCCTTGA
- a CDS encoding type IV pilin protein: MRIKQSGITLLELIVVVTIVAIIASVAYPSFTDGLRKSRRAEALKGLLSMQLKQEEFRVSNTSYSATPSQVGNPTSSYYDFSISGATATNYTLIATSKGAQVGDKSGSTICNTLTLNKADTKTPAACW; encoded by the coding sequence ATGAGAATCAAACAGTCCGGAATCACCTTGCTTGAACTGATCGTCGTGGTCACCATCGTCGCCATCATAGCGTCTGTCGCCTATCCCAGCTTTACCGATGGTTTGCGCAAATCCCGCCGGGCCGAGGCGCTCAAGGGCTTGCTCAGCATGCAGCTGAAACAGGAAGAGTTCCGGGTTTCCAATACCAGTTACAGCGCCACCCCATCCCAAGTGGGCAACCCCACCAGCAGCTACTATGACTTCTCCATTTCAGGTGCCACCGCAACCAACTATACCCTGATCGCCACCAGCAAGGGAGCACAGGTAGGCGACAAGAGCGGCAGCACCATCTGCAATACCCTGACCCTCAACAAGGCCGATACCAAGACTCCCGCTGCCTGCTGGTGA
- a CDS encoding PilW family protein, whose product MQLKIRGFNLVELMVAMVAGLLLVAAVISLFATILKANYTAMQTSRLNQEVQLLTDMMARDIQRAGYDANATQFLAAPSGSRSSFYFDTATDLMGETATGSGLYTCIRVRYDNDENGVLSSDDTLVYSYSSSSKGIKQGTGTTTCGNGSLISSDDTVEITAMTFRLLPSSQVSGARALQLMVSGRFKATPALTLNLQRDIKLRNDGY is encoded by the coding sequence ATGCAACTGAAAATACGGGGTTTCAATCTGGTCGAGTTGATGGTGGCCATGGTGGCGGGCTTGCTGCTGGTGGCCGCCGTCATTTCGCTGTTTGCCACCATTCTCAAGGCCAATTACACCGCCATGCAGACCAGCCGTCTGAATCAGGAAGTTCAGTTGCTGACGGACATGATGGCACGAGACATCCAGCGGGCCGGGTATGACGCTAACGCCACCCAGTTTCTTGCCGCTCCTTCTGGCAGCCGGTCCAGTTTCTATTTTGATACGGCCACGGATCTGATGGGGGAAACCGCGACGGGCTCCGGCCTGTATACCTGTATCAGGGTGCGCTATGACAACGATGAAAATGGAGTGTTGAGCAGCGATGACACCCTGGTTTACAGCTACAGCAGTAGTAGCAAGGGGATCAAGCAAGGGACTGGTACCACGACCTGTGGCAATGGCAGTCTGATCTCCAGCGACGATACCGTAGAGATCACCGCCATGACGTTCAGGCTCCTGCCAAGCAGTCAGGTCAGCGGGGCGAGGGCGCTGCAATTGATGGTGAGCGGGCGGTTCAAGGCCACGCCGGCACTGACGCTGAATCTGCAGCGGGATATCAAACTGCGCAATGATGGGTACTGA
- a CDS encoding PilX N-terminal domain-containing pilus assembly protein encodes MSRQAGFTTFTITLLLVLILLGISLLVGKMLVADRRVTLNEVLYRQAMAMAEVGLADGLGRLTLDPTWRTSGATTTLTTGSYTLSSSDDTAITVGSVVVTPIRIRSQATLSNSQAQAAVETKVVRFSVLAGSPAAPLTVAGGMAVGGNFTIVANPNGGGLGVPLSVWTSGNVDLITGTGQTCHQGDYDGGCSANISQKGDKQSDIKDNDTAFPTDLVWYLFNEKDDANGWANLEARATQKLTNCSSLGPASTGLIIVDGDCKPSSNVGSATAPVILIVRNGNLAVNGNTVLYGLVFAYSSNPAAAGTDVKLTGGAIVYGAMVSNYQLGNANGTYDAKYDASVLSNISNGAAFQIVNQVPGSWRDW; translated from the coding sequence ATGAGCCGACAAGCTGGTTTTACCACCTTCACCATCACTTTGTTGCTGGTGCTGATCCTGCTGGGCATTTCACTGTTGGTTGGTAAGATGCTGGTGGCAGATCGGCGAGTGACCCTCAACGAGGTGCTCTATCGTCAGGCCATGGCAATGGCGGAAGTGGGTCTGGCCGATGGACTGGGGCGGTTGACGCTGGACCCTACCTGGCGTACCAGCGGGGCCACGACTACCTTGACCACGGGCAGCTATACCTTGTCATCCTCTGATGATACTGCCATCACGGTGGGGTCGGTGGTCGTGACGCCGATAAGGATCCGTTCCCAGGCGACTCTCAGCAATAGTCAGGCCCAGGCGGCAGTTGAAACCAAGGTCGTGCGTTTCAGCGTATTGGCCGGCTCCCCTGCCGCGCCTCTGACCGTGGCCGGCGGCATGGCGGTTGGCGGTAACTTCACCATAGTGGCCAATCCCAATGGTGGTGGGCTGGGAGTGCCACTGTCGGTCTGGACCAGCGGCAACGTCGACTTGATCACGGGGACTGGGCAGACCTGTCATCAGGGGGACTACGACGGCGGTTGTTCGGCCAACATCAGCCAGAAGGGGGACAAGCAGTCTGATATCAAGGACAACGATACTGCCTTCCCGACCGATCTGGTCTGGTATCTGTTCAATGAAAAGGATGATGCCAACGGCTGGGCCAATCTGGAGGCCAGGGCGACCCAGAAGCTGACAAACTGCAGCTCGCTTGGTCCTGCCTCAACCGGCCTCATCATTGTGGATGGGGACTGCAAACCCTCTTCCAACGTCGGCTCCGCAACGGCGCCTGTGATTCTCATCGTGCGCAATGGCAATCTGGCGGTCAACGGCAATACGGTGCTGTATGGCTTGGTGTTTGCCTACTCATCCAACCCCGCAGCAGCCGGGACGGACGTGAAGCTGACCGGTGGGGCCATCGTGTATGGCGCCATGGTTTCCAACTATCAACTGGGCAACGCCAACGGTACCTACGATGCCAAGTATGATGCCAGTGTCCTGAGCAACATCTCGAATGGTGCCGCATTCCAGATCGTCAATCAGGTGCCCGGCAGCTGGCGAGACTGGTAA
- a CDS encoding NAD+ synthase, translating to MAKALSLMLAQLNLTVGAIEDNCDKVLAAAAEADRQGADLLVCSELALTGYPPEDLLLRVDLMIRVEAALARLAAWQGACAILVGHPWRDGEALYNAASLYEQGKLVARYFKQDLPNYGVFDEKRYFTAATETCVVPFRGHQLGLLICEDLWQPGPALAAKAAGAELLLTINASPYDQEKPWIRRELMAERCDQTGLPLVYLNQVCGQDELIFDGCSKVFNSQGELTHKLAPFAEELALVRFADGQPVKEREPAAPLEPLAETYQALVLAVRDYVTKNGFHGAVLGLSGGIDSALTLAIAADAIGADKVQAVMMPFRYTAQMSVEDAKEQAERMGVEFNIISIEPMFEGFMAQLAPLFEGTARDTTEENLQARCRGVLLMALSNKRRCIVLTTGNKSEMAVGYATLYGDMAGGFDVLKDVPKTLVFKLCEYRNSVDYVIPQRVIDRPPSAELAPDQVDQDSLPPYDILDAILKRYVEEDASVADMVAEGFEEAVVRKVIRLVDLNEYKRRQAAVGPRITARNFGKDRRYPITSGFGKQNW from the coding sequence ATGGCAAAAGCCCTCTCTCTGATGCTTGCCCAGTTGAATCTGACGGTAGGCGCCATCGAAGATAACTGTGACAAGGTGCTGGCGGCAGCCGCCGAGGCCGACCGGCAAGGCGCCGATCTGCTGGTCTGCTCCGAACTGGCTCTGACCGGCTATCCGCCGGAAGATCTGCTGCTGCGCGTCGATCTGATGATCCGGGTGGAGGCTGCCCTGGCCCGCCTCGCGGCATGGCAGGGGGCTTGCGCCATTCTGGTGGGTCACCCCTGGCGCGATGGGGAGGCACTCTACAACGCCGCCTCCCTCTACGAGCAAGGCAAGCTGGTCGCACGCTACTTCAAGCAGGATTTGCCCAACTACGGGGTATTCGACGAGAAGCGCTACTTCACTGCGGCAACCGAGACCTGTGTGGTCCCCTTCCGTGGTCATCAGTTGGGGTTGCTCATCTGTGAAGACCTCTGGCAGCCGGGTCCGGCGCTGGCCGCCAAGGCGGCGGGAGCCGAGCTGCTGCTCACCATCAATGCCTCACCCTATGATCAGGAAAAACCCTGGATCCGCCGCGAGCTGATGGCCGAGCGCTGCGATCAGACCGGTCTGCCGTTGGTCTACCTCAATCAGGTATGTGGTCAGGACGAGCTGATCTTCGACGGCTGCTCCAAGGTGTTCAACAGCCAAGGCGAGCTGACCCACAAGCTGGCACCGTTTGCCGAAGAGCTGGCGCTGGTGCGTTTTGCCGATGGTCAACCGGTGAAAGAGCGGGAACCCGCGGCACCGCTGGAGCCGTTGGCTGAGACCTATCAGGCACTGGTACTGGCGGTGCGCGACTATGTCACCAAAAACGGGTTCCACGGCGCCGTGCTGGGCCTCTCCGGCGGCATCGACTCGGCACTGACCCTGGCCATCGCGGCCGATGCCATCGGCGCCGACAAGGTGCAGGCGGTGATGATGCCGTTCCGCTACACCGCCCAGATGAGCGTGGAAGATGCCAAGGAGCAGGCCGAGCGGATGGGGGTGGAGTTCAATATCATCTCCATCGAGCCCATGTTTGAGGGCTTTATGGCCCAGCTGGCACCGCTGTTTGAAGGGACTGCCCGCGACACCACCGAAGAGAACTTGCAGGCCCGCTGCCGTGGCGTGCTGTTGATGGCGCTTTCCAACAAGCGTCGCTGCATCGTGCTGACTACCGGAAACAAGAGTGAGATGGCGGTGGGCTATGCCACCCTGTACGGCGACATGGCCGGCGGTTTCGACGTGCTCAAGGACGTCCCCAAGACGCTGGTCTTCAAGCTGTGCGAATACCGCAATTCCGTCGATTATGTGATCCCGCAGCGGGTCATCGATCGTCCGCCTTCGGCAGAATTGGCACCGGACCAGGTGGATCAGGACAGCCTGCCGCCCTATGACATCCTGGATGCCATCCTCAAGCGCTATGTGGAAGAAGATGCCTCCGTGGCCGACATGGTGGCGGAAGGCTTCGAGGAGGCGGTGGTGCGCAAGGTGATCCGGCTGGTGGATCTCAACGAATACAAGCGCCGTCAGGCGGCGGTCGGGCCCCGCATCACGGCCCGCAACTTTGGTAAGGATCGCCGTTACCCCATCACGTCCGGGTTTGGCAAACAGAACTGGTAA
- a CDS encoding GspH/FimT family pseudopilin, whose protein sequence is MEGRKGRSAGFTLIELMVALSLVALLLTVAIPSYQSLRQDQMVKAATQAVYTDMMLLKSEALKRNRNLQMILFNSGTGNWCYRISIDGSCASCNDTCSSIEGRKGVDASEFPGIILTGTYTESSSQIRPISFSPRRGTLPSGSITVSSSAASMKVVTNNLGRVRTCAVSNLVGEVACN, encoded by the coding sequence ATGGAAGGCAGAAAGGGCAGATCCGCCGGTTTTACCCTGATAGAGCTGATGGTTGCCCTGTCCTTGGTCGCCCTGTTGCTGACCGTGGCCATCCCCAGTTATCAATCCCTGCGCCAGGATCAGATGGTCAAGGCGGCCACCCAGGCGGTCTACACCGACATGATGCTGCTCAAGTCCGAAGCACTCAAACGCAACCGAAATTTGCAAATGATCCTGTTCAACAGCGGCACCGGCAACTGGTGCTATCGCATCAGCATCGATGGCAGTTGCGCCAGTTGCAACGACACCTGTTCCAGCATCGAGGGGCGCAAAGGCGTTGATGCCAGTGAATTTCCGGGGATCATTCTGACGGGCACCTACACGGAGTCCTCAAGCCAGATACGTCCCATCAGCTTCTCTCCCCGGCGCGGTACCCTGCCAAGCGGCAGCATCACGGTGAGCTCCTCGGCCGCCAGTATGAAGGTTGTCACCAACAACCTTGGACGGGTACGTACCTGTGCCGTCAGCAACCTGGTGGGAGAGGTAGCATGCAACTGA
- the glnB gene encoding nitrogen regulatory protein P-II, with protein sequence MKKIEAIIKPFKLDDVREALAEIGINGMTVSEVKGFGRQKGHTELYRGAEYMVDFLPKVKVELVVQDEDLDACLEAIQNTARTGKIGDGKIFVCEVERVIRIRTGEENEDAI encoded by the coding sequence ATGAAGAAGATTGAAGCCATCATCAAACCGTTCAAGCTGGACGATGTGCGCGAGGCCCTGGCCGAGATCGGCATCAACGGCATGACAGTGTCCGAGGTCAAGGGCTTCGGCCGTCAGAAAGGCCACACCGAGCTCTATCGCGGCGCCGAGTACATGGTCGACTTCCTGCCCAAGGTGAAGGTGGAGCTGGTGGTGCAGGACGAGGATCTCGATGCCTGCCTGGAAGCGATCCAGAACACTGCCCGCACCGGCAAGATTGGTGACGGCAAGATCTTCGTCTGCGAGGTGGAGCGCGTCATTCGTATCCGTACCGGCGAAGAGAACGAAGACGCCATCTGA